Proteins from one Limanda limanda chromosome 9, fLimLim1.1, whole genome shotgun sequence genomic window:
- the yjefn3 gene encoding yjeF N-terminal domain-containing 3 translates to MDKMNHSSAEAEAETIEPLRYLSKEEAVAIETELVRDYRFGQQQLIEIWGQACALAITKAYPLSSLAKKQPTVLVICGPDQNGSIGLVCARHLRIFEYEPTIYHPKRSSHSLHQDFTVQCEKMDIPFLSYLPTEVQLINDAYNLVIDAMLGPESDWTNIKEPFSGILVTLKQVKIPIASVDVPSGWDIEEPSQDGINPDVLISLTAPKKCAMNFTGKHFLAGRFLPYDIQKKYELNLPDYPGTDCLIEL, encoded by the exons CAAAGAGGAGGCGGTAGCTATTGAGACCGAGCTGGTGAGGGACTACAGGTTTGGACAACAGCAGCTGATAGAGATCTGGGGACAAGCGTGCGCCCTCGCCATCACCAAG GCCTACCCTCTCAGCTCTCTAGCAAAGAAGCAGCCGACGGTGCTGGTGATCTGTGGTCCCGATCAGAACGGCTCCATTGGGCTGGTGTGCGCCCGACACCTGCGCATATTT GAGTATGAGCCCACCATCTACCACCCCAAACGCTCCTCTCACAGTCTACACCAGGATTTCACGGTTCAGTGTGAAAAGATGGACATCCCGTTCCTCTCCTACCTCCCCACAGAG gtgcagCTCATAAACGATGCCTACAACCTAGTGATCGATGCCATGCTGGGCCCGGAGTCAGACTGGACCAACATTAAGGAGCCCTTCTCTGGTATTCTGGTCACCCTGAAGCAAGTGAAGATCCCCATTGCCAGTGTGGATGTGCCTTCAG GTTGGGATATAGAAGAACCGAGTCAGGACGGGATTAACCCGGACGTTCTCATCTCGCTTACAGCACCAAAGAAGTGTGCCATGAATTTCACGGGGAAGCATTTCTTGGCCGGACGCTTCCTGCCCTATGACATCCAGAAAAAATACGAGCTAAACCTCCCAGACTACCCCGGCACAGACTGTCTCATAGAGTTGTAA